The following are encoded together in the Primulina tabacum isolate GXHZ01 chromosome 18, ASM2559414v2, whole genome shotgun sequence genome:
- the LOC142533357 gene encoding uncharacterized protein LOC142533357 isoform X2, whose protein sequence is MSWLSAFLIGAGCFALGCLLGACRSARAFRLLISSKESKIAVNDDDKKNKKKNGGKQPLEVEELAEILEDFKMVLVVRNDLKMGKGKIAAQCSHATLGLYKRLLNRAPKSLNRWEMCGQVKVVVKIESEDDMLILQERAKSLNIPTHITIDAGRTQIAPNSRTVMAVLGPADLVDDVTGGLKLL, encoded by the exons ATGAGTTGGCTTAGCGCTTTCCTAATCGGGGCGGGTTGTTTTGCCCTGGGGTGCCTGCTGGGGGCATGCCGTTCGGCTCGAGCTTTTCGTTTACTGATATCATCCAAAGAATCTAAGATTGCCGTGAATGACGATGATAAGAAGAATAAGAAGAAGAATGGGGGTAAACAACCACTTGAGGTCGAAGAACTGGCTGAAATTCTGGAAGATTTTAAAATG GTTTTAGTTGTGAGAAATGACTTGAAAATGGGGAAAGGGAAGATTGCTGCCCAATGCAG CCATGCAACCTTGGGTCTGTATAAGAGACTTTTAAACAGGGCACCCAAGTCGTTGAACAG GTGGGAGATGTGCGGGCAGGTAAAGGTGGTTGTAAAAATTGAAAGTGAAGATGATATGCTTATTTTACAG GAAAGGGCAAAGTCGCTAAATATACCAACACATATAACTATTGATGCCGGGAGAACACAGATCGCCCCTA ATTCAAGGACGGTGATGGCGGTGCTAG
- the LOC142533357 gene encoding uncharacterized protein LOC142533357 isoform X3, translating to MLWGVDMIGMSWLSAFLIGAGCFALGCLLGACRSARAFRLLISSKESKIAVNDDDKKNKKKNGGKQPLEVEELAEILEDFKMVLVVRNDLKMGKGKIAAQCSHATLGLYKRLLNRAPKSLNRWEMCGQERAKSLNIPTHITIDAGRTQIAPNSRTVMAVLGPADLVDDVTGGLKLL from the exons ATGCTTTGGGGGGTTGATATGATAGGGATGAGTTGGCTTAGCGCTTTCCTAATCGGGGCGGGTTGTTTTGCCCTGGGGTGCCTGCTGGGGGCATGCCGTTCGGCTCGAGCTTTTCGTTTACTGATATCATCCAAAGAATCTAAGATTGCCGTGAATGACGATGATAAGAAGAATAAGAAGAAGAATGGGGGTAAACAACCACTTGAGGTCGAAGAACTGGCTGAAATTCTGGAAGATTTTAAAATG GTTTTAGTTGTGAGAAATGACTTGAAAATGGGGAAAGGGAAGATTGCTGCCCAATGCAG CCATGCAACCTTGGGTCTGTATAAGAGACTTTTAAACAGGGCACCCAAGTCGTTGAACAG GTGGGAGATGTGCGGGCAG GAAAGGGCAAAGTCGCTAAATATACCAACACATATAACTATTGATGCCGGGAGAACACAGATCGCCCCTA ATTCAAGGACGGTGATGGCGGTGCTAG
- the LOC142533357 gene encoding uncharacterized protein LOC142533357 isoform X1: protein MLWGVDMIGMSWLSAFLIGAGCFALGCLLGACRSARAFRLLISSKESKIAVNDDDKKNKKKNGGKQPLEVEELAEILEDFKMVLVVRNDLKMGKGKIAAQCSHATLGLYKRLLNRAPKSLNRWEMCGQVKVVVKIESEDDMLILQERAKSLNIPTHITIDAGRTQIAPNSRTVMAVLGPADLVDDVTGGLKLL, encoded by the exons ATGCTTTGGGGGGTTGATATGATAGGGATGAGTTGGCTTAGCGCTTTCCTAATCGGGGCGGGTTGTTTTGCCCTGGGGTGCCTGCTGGGGGCATGCCGTTCGGCTCGAGCTTTTCGTTTACTGATATCATCCAAAGAATCTAAGATTGCCGTGAATGACGATGATAAGAAGAATAAGAAGAAGAATGGGGGTAAACAACCACTTGAGGTCGAAGAACTGGCTGAAATTCTGGAAGATTTTAAAATG GTTTTAGTTGTGAGAAATGACTTGAAAATGGGGAAAGGGAAGATTGCTGCCCAATGCAG CCATGCAACCTTGGGTCTGTATAAGAGACTTTTAAACAGGGCACCCAAGTCGTTGAACAG GTGGGAGATGTGCGGGCAGGTAAAGGTGGTTGTAAAAATTGAAAGTGAAGATGATATGCTTATTTTACAG GAAAGGGCAAAGTCGCTAAATATACCAACACATATAACTATTGATGCCGGGAGAACACAGATCGCCCCTA ATTCAAGGACGGTGATGGCGGTGCTAG